A region from the Lolium perenne isolate Kyuss_39 chromosome 4, Kyuss_2.0, whole genome shotgun sequence genome encodes:
- the LOC127293749 gene encoding VAN3-binding protein — protein sequence MADHHTRARPAGGDLRPPEPPLDPFEFLSRSWSASAVDVPRPRPGAPPSPALVGPIAEDAACELDDGAATAGSSFSFASAATSQFIMERILAQSEVAPLTSGRLSHSSGPLTGGGSLTDSPPVSPEIDDSQYCRVGTPKPQAYRGGSKTVGRWLKDRKEKKKEETRAHNAQVHAAVSVAAVAAAVAAVAAATAAASGSGKDDRAARTDLAMASAATLVAAQCVEAAESMGAEREHLEAVVSSAVNVRTPGDIVTVTAAAATALRGAATLRARALKEVWNIAAVIPVEKGTMGGGGGGHHQKQQNLPKQHRKLESNGSSLSDLSLEEENTFLGVCSQELLVRGTELLKRTRKGALHSKVVSVYINRMGLVALKMKSRHVAGTITKKKKSVVIDVCKDVAAWPGRHLLEDGEHRRYFGLRTADHRVIEFECTSQREYELWTKGVARLLSIAGERKRPL from the exons ATGGCCGACCACCACACCCGGGCCCGACCCGCCGGCGGCGATCTCCGcccgccggagccgccgctcgaCCCGTTCGAGTTCCTCTCCCGATCCTGGAGCGCCTCCGCCGTCGACGTCCCGCGCCCGCGGCCCGGCGCCCCGCCGTCGCCGGCCCTCGTCGGGCCCATCGCCGAGGACGCCGCCTGCGAGCTCGACGACGGGGCCGCCACCGCGGGCAGCTCCTTCTCCTTCGCCTCCGCCGCCACCTCGCAGTTCATCATGGAGCGGATCCTCGCGCAGTCG GAGGTGGCGCCGCTCACGTCCGGCCGGCTCTCGCACAGCAGCGGCCCTCTCACCGGCGGTGGCTCCCTCACCGACAGCCCGCCGGTCTCGCCGGAGATTGATGACTCGCAG TACTGCAGAGTGGGAACGCCGAAGCCACAGGCATACCGAGGCGGCAGCAAGACAGTAGGCCGGTGGCTCAAGGAcaggaaggagaagaagaaagaggagaCGCGAGCTCACAATGCGCAGGTCCATGCCGCTGTTTCAGTTGCAGCGGTGGCTGCTGCGGTTGCGGCTGTCGCTGCTGCCACTGCTGCAGCCTCAGGATCCGGCAAGGATGACCGCGCAGCCCGTACCGACCTTGCTATGGCTTCCGCCGCGACACTTGTGGCTGCACAATGTGTCGAGGCTGCTGAGTCCATGGGAGCTGAGCGTGAGCACTTGGAGGCGGTTGTTAGTTCGGCAGTGAATGTCAGGACACCCGGAGACATCGTCACGGTCACAGCTGCCGCGGCTACTG CATTGCGAGGTGCAGCCACATTGAGGGCAAGGGCTTTGAAGGAGGTGTGGAACATCGCGGCGGTGATCCCGGTGGAAAAGGGGACaatgggaggaggaggaggggggcaCCATCAGAAGCAGCAGAATTTGCCAAAGCAGCATCGGAAGCTGGAGAGCAACGGCAGCAGCCTCAGTGATCTTTCGCTCGAGGAGGAGAACACCTTCCTCGGCGTGTGCAGCCAAGAACTCCTCGTTCGCGGCACTGAGCTCCTTAAGCGCACACGGAAAG GCGCACTGCATTCGAAGGTTGTGTCAGTGTACATCAACAGAATGGGCCTG GTTGCTCTCAAAATGAAGAGCCGGCATGTTGCAGGAACAATCACCAAGAAGAAGAAAA GCGTGGTGATAGATGTTTGCAAGGACGTCGCTGCGTGGCCAGGCCGGCACCTTCTGGAGGACGGTGAGCACCGCCGTTACTTTGGCCTTAGGACGGCCGACCACCGGGTGATCGAGTTCGAGTGCACCAGCCAGAGGGAGTACGAGCTGTGGACCAAGGGCGTAGCGCGGCTCCTCAGCATCGCTGGCGAGCGGAAACGTCCCCTGTGA